GGAAACAAAGAGTAAACCTGATGCGGGATGCTATCATTTACAACAGAAATAATCCGAGTATTATTTTTTATGAAAGCGGTAACGAAGCCATCAGCGAAGCCCATATGCACGAAATGAAAAGCCTTCGCAATACCCATGACCCTTTTGGAGGACGCGCCATTGGTTCCCGCGAAATGCTTGATAGCCGTGAAGCAGAATATGGAGGCGAAATGCTCTACATAAACAAAAGTTCAGGAAAGCCTCTTTGGGCAACCGAATATTCAAGAGACGAAGGACTTCGTAAATATTGGGATGAGTTTTCTCCTCCCTATCATAAAGAAGGCGATGGGCCTTTATACCGCGGTAATCCTGCCGAAGCTTACAATCATAATCAGGACAAACATGCCATTGAAAATATTGTGCGATGGTACGATTATTATCGAGAAAGACCGGGAACTGGAAAGAGAGTCAGTTCAGGTGGCGTCAATATTATTTTCTCCGATTCCAATACCCATCATCGCGGTGAGGTAAATTACAGAACCAGCGGTGAAGTCGATGCCATGCGGATTCCGAAAGACGGTTTCTGGGCACATCAAGTAATGTGGGACGGCTGGGTGGATATTGAAAAACACCGCACCCATATTATGGGACACTGGAATTATTCTGATTCCGTAACCAAAACTATTTATGTAGTTTCAACTGCTTCCAAAGTTGAGCTATTTTTAAATGGTTCTTCACTGGGTTTTGGAAATAGAAGCAGTGAATTCCTATTTACTTTTGAAAATATAAAATGGAAATCAGGAACCTTAAAGGCGATCGGTTATGATGAAAACGGAACAATTCTGAGTGAGGATTCTAAAAGTACTTCTGGCGAGCCTTACGCCATTAAATTAAAACTAAACACCAATCCCAATGGCTTAACTGCCGACGGTGCTGACACAGCATTGATTGATGTTGAAACAGTTGATAAAGAAGGTAATCGCTGTCCAATCAGCAGCAATATTATTTCTTTTAGTTTGGAAGGACCTGCCAAATGGCTTGGAGGTATTGCTCTTGGCCCTAAAAATTATATTCTTTCTAAAGATATTCCAGTTGAAAATGGTATCAATAGAGTTATGATTCAATCGATGATACAATCAGGCAAAATTAAGATTAAAGCCGTTTCTGAAGGATTACAGCCTGATGAATTGATTTTTAAAAGTAAGCCAGCAGAAACTTCAAACGGACTTTCAAAACAGCTTCCGGGAACTGATATTCCTTTGTATTTAGAGCGCGGTCCAACTCCCAAAACATCCTCTTATACTATAAAAAGAAAAAACGTTGATATCTTAAATGCTGTCTCTCCTTCAAACAATAATGATACTTATAAAAGTTATGATGACAATGAGCTGACAGAATGGAGAAACGATGGAAACATCAATACCGGAACTATTACTTATACTTTGGCAAAAGCCTACATTGTAAACGAAATAGTCGTAAAACTTACAGGCTGGAGATCTAAAATTTACCCAATCAGGATTTTGGCAGATGGAAAGGAAGTTTTTAAAGGAAATACAACTCAAAGTTTGGGTTATATCACAATTCCGTTAAAACCTATCTTAGCTGAAAAAATTACAATTGAATTGATTGGCATTAACACCGTAAAAGACAATTTCTCAAAGATTACTGAAGTAGATCCTACAAAAGAACTTGATTTATTTAAAGATAAAACGTCCGTTGATGCGTCGGGACAGTTACGCATTGTAGAAATAGAATTTTATGAAAAAATCGATTAACATCCAAAAACTAAAAGCAACCGCATTTTTAGCTTCTTTTTTGATCAGTTTTGCTGCTTCGGCACAAAAGAAAGAAATACCATTATGGGATAAAATTCCTGATGAAATTCAGTCAAAAGAATACATAGAAAAAGTTGATTATAATAAAGACGGAATTGCCGAAGGAGTGAGAAAAGTAAGTGTACCTACTTTAACTCCTTATTTTGCAGACCCCGAAAAATCAAATGGAAGTGCCGTTATTATCTGTCCGGGCGGAGCTTACGGAATGCTAGCTATTAACAAAGAAGGTTTTAAAGTTGCGGAATGGCTTAACAGTATCGGAATCCATGCTTTTGTGCTAAAATACCGTCTCCCAAGTGATTTGATAATGAAAAACAAAACTGTCGGTCCATTGCAGGACGCACAGGAAGCGTTACGCATGGTAAGACGCAATGCCATAAAATGGAAAATCAATCCGAATAAAATTGGTATTATGGGATTTTCTGCAGGAGGACATTTGGCCTCTACTTTAAGCACTCATTATAACGACAAAGTATATATTCCGTCTGATACAATCAGCGCAAAACCTAATTTTTCTATTCTGATTTATCCTGTTATTTCAACTCAGGAAGGTATTACGCATCAGGGATCAAAAGATAATCTGCTGGGAAAAAATCCTGATCCTGCGCTAGTTGACTTCTATTCTAATGAAAAACAGGTAAATGCTGCAACACCAAAAGCTTTTTTGGTACATGCAACAGATGATAAAGCTGTTCTTGTAGAAAACAGTATTAATTATTATTTGGCTTTAAAAAAGGAAAAAGTTTCAGCCGAAATGCATTTGTATGAAAACGGCGGTCACGGTTTTGGTTTAGGTGTAAAAGGAACTAACACTTTCTGGCCAAAAACTTGCGAAAAATGGCTTACTGCGAATAATTATACTCTTCAGCCCGATGCTTATGTATTTACTTATTTTAAAGGAAACGGCGAAGACGGACTGCATCTGGCATACAGCGAAGATGGTTATAAATGGAATAGTCTTAAAAATGACACTTCCTTCTTGACTCCTGAAGTTGGAAAAGATAAATTAATGCGTGATCCTTGCGTAATTAAAGGCGGAGACGGATTATACCACATGGTTTGGACGGTAAGCTGGACAGACAAAGGTATTGGATATGCTTCGTCCAAAGATTTAATTCATTGGTCGAAACAGGAGTTTATTCCGGTTATGATACATGAAGAAAAAAACCGCAATACTTGGGCTCCAGAAATTACTTATGACGAAAAAAGCAAAGATTATATGATTTACTGGGCTTCTACTATTGATGGAAAATTTCCTGAGACAAAATCAGAAGAAGAAAAAGGCTATAATCATCGAATTTATTATACTACAACTAAAGATTTTAAAAAATTCAGCAAAACCAAATTGCTTTATGATCCTGGTTTTAATGTAATTGATGCTTCCATTGTAAAACAAGATGGACAATATGTAATGTATCTAAAAGATGAAACCCGAAATCCCGTACAGAAGAATCTTAAAGTTGCTTACAGTAAAAATCTTACGGGGCCTTACAGTAAAGCCAGTGAACCCATAACAGGAAAGTATTGGGCAGAAGGACCAACTGCTGTAAAAATAGACAACAGCTGGATTGTTTATTTTGATAAATATACGGAGAAGAAATATGGCGCGGTTAAAGAAACTGCAAAAGGCTGGGAAGATATTTCGGAACAGATCAGCTTTCCGACTGGAACACGCCATGGTACTGTTATTAAGGTTTCTGCGGCAGAATTAAATGCTTTGAAAAAAGAATCTGGCAGTAACTAACCAATTAATGCGGTACCTATAATTAAAACCATACCAATCATGATACCACCGACAGAACATTCAGAAATAAAAATAGAATCCAATTCCAGTATTCCTAAATATATTCAGGTTGCCAATGGTCTTGCTGACGAAATTTTGTCTGGAAAAATAGAAAAAGGACATAGACTTCCGTCTATTAATGAACTCAGCAAGGCAAAATCTATTTCACGTGATACTGCTGAAAAAGCTTATAAGGAATTAAGAGACCGAAATCTGGCTTTTTCTGTAATGGGCGTTGGCAATTTCGTCATTATGGATGATGAAAAATCCAAAAATATTCTGTTTTTAATCAACAAGCCCTGCACCTACAAGATGGAAGTTTATGATTCCTTTGTGACTACAATGGGAAATGATGTTCATGTTGATATGCATCTTTATTATAATGATGAACAGCTTTTTATTGAGTTCATGAAAAAAAACATTCATAATTACAACTATTTTGTCATTATGCCTCATTTTCGAAATGCCCAAGAAGGTCATGTGAATTATACTCCGAATGTCATCAATTTTATTGAAAATATTCCGAAAGAAAAACTGGTGATATTAGACAATTCCTGTGAAGAGATCACTGGTGATTTTACAGCCGTTTATCAGGATTTTAAATCGGATATATTTAATGCATTGAAGGAAGGAATTAAAAAATTAAAGAAATACAAAAAAATAATTTTCGTTCATCCCGAAAAAGCGGCTTTTCCAGCTCCTGGATCTTTGGTTGATGGTTTTTTAGAATTCTGCAACTCTTATAACTTTGAATACGAAATTACCGAAAAAGTCTATGACGGATTAGAGTTTAAAACTAAAGAGGCTTATATTACAATTGAAGATCATGACTTGGTTAACCTAATTCAGCAGATTAAAGAGAAAAAACTTAAAATAGGAAAAGATGTAGGCGTTATTTCATACAATGAAACACCGCTAAAAGCACTTCTGGATATTACCGTTATGAGTACCGATTTTAAAGCAATGGGACAAAAAGCAGGAAATTTGATCCTTAGCAGAAAGCAGGAAATTTCAAAAAACCCATTTCGTTATATTGAACGCTCTTCGCTTTAATGCAGAATTTATAAATAGAAAACAGTTAAAAAAACACTTAAAATACGCGGGTTTCAAACTTAAAGTTCAAATCCCGCGTACAGTATAAATAATTTTAACTTCCTAAAGAAGATTACTTTTTCTTTTTTTTCCTTCCAAGCCATATTAAAAGCCCTGTAATTGGAAGCGTAACTGCAAAAACACAAACCAAAAATGCCAATATTTTTGTTGGATATCCATAAATGCTTCCTGTATGGATTGGGTATATCAAACGTCTTACTTTATCACCATTACTAAATGATTCAAAAGGTTTTGTCTGTACAATTTCGCCCGTATATTTATCAAAATAAGCTAAACTAGCAATATTCGGTATTTCTTTTTCAAGATTCATTTTGATAACCATTATACTATTTATAGTGTCGGATGGTATTCTGATTTGAGTATCTCCTTTATATTTATAAATACTATCTGTTTTTGAAAATATATTTTGATAGAAAAACGTTTTATCTCCATCAAGATCAATTTTAGTTGGGTTTTCAACTTTAGCTGACGGTTTTTTGGTAGTTCCATCAGCCAACAAATAAATGCCGCTTTCAAACCAATCATACGACCAAGTCAAACCTGTAAGCGAAATAATCAGCAACACTAAAAAAGTATAAAAACCAAAAGTTGAATGAAAATCCCAGTTCACTCTTTTAAATGAGGCGCCCCATTTTACCGTTAATCTTTGCTTGAGGTTTTTAATTTTATTTGGCCACCATAAAACAAGTCCAGACAAAAGCATAAACACAAAGATGAGACAGCTAATTCCTGTAACAGCTTGTCCAAAATCACCCAAAACCAAATGACGGTGTAAATCAAGTACAACCGAAAAGAAACGTTTTTTAGCAGGTACCGATCCTAAAACTTTACCACTGTAAGTATCAACAGAAAAAATCATTTTTTTCTTGTCTGAATCAGTTCCTGTAATTATTAAGCTTCTTTCTGGATCAGCAAAAGAGTGAATACGATCAATTTTTTTGAGGTGAAATTCTTTTTGCACTTCAGAAATAATAACATCCACTGGAAGCTTTTCCTTCCCTATACTGGCTACTTTATAAAATTCAGGATTAAAGAACTCATCCATTTCCTCTTCAAATACTAATATACTTCCTGTAAGGGCAACTATAAAAACAATTAACCCGGAAGCAAGTCCGAGCCAAAGGTGCAATAAGCCAATATTTTTTTTAAGTGTTTTATTCATTTACTATATCGTTCCTAAGTAGTTTTCAAATATAACCAAAGCGTGCAAAAAATGATTTATTTTTTAAAATTTATAACGCAGATTTAAACTAGTTGTCATACCGCTGCCCATCACATAATCTGCATTTACAGCACGATACTGGCTTAAAGTTGAATAATAACTGTTGTTTAATAAATTCTCAACTCCTAAGTTTAGTGACCAGTTTTTATTAAAGGCATAACTTCCTGCAAAATTAATTAGGTTCACTGTCGAAATTGGTCCTTCACTATTATTATATCTTCCATTCGTATTAGGTTCAAAACGATTACGACAACCAGTATTAACCCAAGATAATTGCAAAAACCAGTCAGATGTAGGTTTGTAATTAATGAATCCAGTTGCTTTAGGAGGAGCAATACGTGATCCATTTAAATAAACAGTACTTCCATCATCAAATTCAGCTTTTCCATCAACATACGAATAACTTCCGCCTAGATTTAATTTATTAGAAACTCTATAATCTAAAGTTATTTCATATCCTTTAATTTTTTCAGGCTCACGCTGTGCAACCAAACGACCATCAACTTCGATTAAATTAGCTCCTAATTTTGATGTACTGATATAATACGCTGCTGTTACATTAAAATTGTAAAACTTACTAGAAAAACCAGCTTCATAATTATTGGTAATAATTGGGTCAGTTGCTAAACTCGCTATAGTACTTTCTTCTGCACTTCTCAAAATTCTTCCTAATTCATTTATAGCAAACGCCTGAGAAAAACTCACAAATGGATTAAAGATTTCATATTTGTTAAAACGAAGACCAGCATTGAACATCGTTGCATTATATGGAATTTTACCTCCTTCTACAAAAATACTTCCTTGATTTCCTGGCCCTGAAGCAATTGTATTATAATCATCAACACGCACTGTAGCATTCTCATAACGTAATCCTCCTTTAAAAATTAAGTTTTCTAAAACATCTACTTTTAATTGTGCGTAAGGAGCAATATTCAACATGTCCATTTTAGGAATGTAAACACGTCCATCAACTAAATCCTGAAAAGTAACATCATTTAAGACATCAATACCATACGTAATTTCAGAAGCAACTGAACCAATTTTAAAAGGCGTATTCAAGTTAATACGTGTTCCGTTTTTATTAGAATTAATCATTGTCTGTCCAGGCCCGTACCAAGCTGTTGCAGACGCGACATAACGATTCATTGATTGAAAAGAATTCAAGTAAGCCGAAATATCCAGTTGTGTCGTATTAAATAAATTGTTTTTCGAAAAGGTAAACATAAAATTATGGTTGAACGGCGTTCCTGCATTTTTACCAGGTTCTGTGCCTCTCACACCAATTGTAGGAGTCTGACCATATATTCCTGCTTGGCTAATATATTTAGCATTCTGAGTACTACTATAAAAATTGTAGACCACATTAAAACTAGTATGCTCGTCCATATCATATCCTAATTTCACAAAAGCATTTGATTGAGAAGAATTAGAAAGCCCATCTGTCTGTCCTAGAGGTTTGCCATCGGCATCTCTTTGAAGTCCAGTGTAGTCAAAAGCTCCACCAATCACATAACTAAATCTGTTTTTTCTTCCGTTAAAAAACTGTGAAACACGATAACCAAAAGTTTCTTTACTATGCAGCGGATTAAAAGTAGTCCCAACGGTAGTTATTCCCTGAAAACTATCAACCAACGGACTTTTTTTAGTAATATAATTGATAATTCCACCTCCAGAACCGTTTCCATAAATAGAAGTAGCTCCCTTAATCACCTCAATACGCTCAATTGCATTGGCATCGACCACACGAATATCACGAGCCCCATTCATTAAAGGTGTTGACTGCGGAATTCCATCAATCAAAACTAAAACCTGACGTCCTCTTAAAGTCTGTCCTGAGTTAGTGGCTTTATTTGTCGATGTGCCAAGCCCTGGAATAACATTTCCTAAAATAGATGATAAATTAGTATTGATACTGCTTTGAACTTGTATTTCTTTTTGGCTCATTATGGTTATCGAAGAAGGAACTGTAGCAATATTTTCTTGCTTTCTACCGGCCGTAATTACAACTTCCTGCAATTTATTCTCGCTGATTAAAACAATTGAAACTATATTTTTTTCTTGCAGATTCGAAAAAACATGCGCAAATGGCTCATATTCCGAAGCTGTAATTGAAACAGTATTGTTTTGTATTTCACTGCTTAAAACTGAAACTTCACCTGACTTATTTGTTGTACCAATAATTTTATTGCCAGAAGAAACTGAAGCATTTGAAATAGGGTTTTTCGATTCATTTTCAACCTTTAAGCGAAGTGATTGTGCATTTAAACTAACGGTTAAAAAAAGTAGAATAATTAGAAAAATAGGGCGTTTAAAATTCATTTTTAAGGTATTCAAAAAAAACATTACTACGTTATTTTTATTTAGATTGATTCTTTGCAAAAGTAGGCATTCTAAATTATTCCACAAATAGTCAAGATTTTTAAGTGATCATCTTACGACTTAAGCAACTATCATTAATAGTTCTTTTTGGTACAAACTGATCAATTTAAAGGGCTATTTTTTTCAAATAAGATGTAGAAATATATTACCATTTATGGAAAATATTTTCATATACCCTTAGTATATTATTAATAAATAATTTCATACTTTTGAACTCTTTTTATTCATTCTAAATAAAAACAAATACATTCTAACCTTATTTCATGAAACTCAAAATAGTACTGCTCTTAATTTTTTCGTCGACATTTTTAATAGCGCAAAATACCTTATCAGGTAAAATAAGTAATGAATCTGGAAGTCCTTTGGCAGGAGTTAGTATCCAGCTTTTAGGTACAGCAATTAGTGTAAAAACAAATACTAGCGGATTTTATCTGATAGAAAATCTGGCAAATGGCCAATACACAATCGAAGTAAATTCAGATGGATATATTTCAAAAAAGCATCCCATTATTTTAGAAAATTCTCAAAATATTTCCGTTGACATTATTTTAGAAAAGACAGCTCAAACATCGAGCGATGCAGAGAAATTAAATGATGTCGTAGTAAAGAGTATATCTGAAAAGAGAAAAAAAGAAGAAACGGCACAAGCCGTTTCTGTAATAGAAATGAGGGAAGTGAAGTTTAAAACTACAGACTTAGGCGAAGTACTTTCACAAACACAGGGTATAAATGTTAGACGTACCGGTGGTTTAGGTTCAAGAACAAACTTTTCAATGAATGGATTAACAGGCAATCAAATCCGTTTCTTCTTAGACGGCATTCCATTGGAATATCATGGTTATACTTTCGGGATTTCGACAGTTCCTGTTAATTTGATTGATCGTGTAGAAGTGTATAAGGGAGTAGTTCCAATTGAATTTGGAGCGGATGCTCTTGGTGGTGCTGTCAATTTAATCACCCCAAAAATCAAATCTGGTTTTAGTGGTTCTTTTTCAGCTCAGGCAGGATCTTTTGGAACCTACCGAACCTCTTTAATACTTAATAATTACAATGAAAAGACTGGATTTTTTATAAAGGGAAGCGGCTTTTATGATACCTCCAAAAACAATTATAAAGTAGATGTTGATGTTGCTGATGATGCCGGTAAGATAAAAAAGGTAACTGTACCAAGATTTCATGATGCATACGATGGCTTTGGAGTACAATTAATAACGGGTATCAAAGACAGAAACTGGGCAAAGCAATTGAGCATAGAAGGATTTTACACCGATTATACAAAAGAAATCCAGCACAATCAATTAATGGTTGGAGTTCCTTACGGAGAGGTAATGACTTATCGAAAATCGGCGGGAACCGTCCTCACCTACCGCAATGACTTTAGTGAAAGTTTTGCGTTAGATTTTATCTCAGGATATAATTATAGAGAACGACAGTTTACAGATGTATCCGACTATGTCTACAATTGGTATGGTGAACGCATTGAAGGCTCTGCAGGAAATGTCAGCGGAGAGATTTCAGAATCTACTGGCCCAAGTGATACTTATACTTGGAATAATGATGTTTTTTCACGTCTAAAAGCTTCATGGAAAATCAATAACCAATATGCCTTAAGTTTTACTTCTGCTCCCACCTATTCTAAACAAACCGGAGACGACAGACTTATTACGGGCTATGATCCTGCCACTGCCGTAAGAGAATTGCTCACATGGGTTAATGGTGCTGACTTTAAAATAAATGCATTTCATGAAAAATTAGAGAATCTATTGTTTATTAAAAATTACCTGCAAAAAGTAAATTCTGAAGAGAAAATACCGTCTAACAACTCCATAATCAAAGAAAACAGAAGTGTGAACTATTTTGGTTTTGGAAATGGATTTCGATTTAAATTTAATGAACAATTTTCTACCAGACTAACGTATGAATATGCCACCCGTCTGCCTCAAACAGATGAATTGTTTGGAGATGGACAATTTATACAAGGTAATATGAACTTAAAACCGGAGCGCAGTCATAATGTCAATTTTGAGCTTTTTTTCAAATCTAAAACTAATTATGAAGCAAGCAACTGGCAGGTTCAGACTAATCTCTTTTTGAGAAAGATAGACAATCAAATCTTATTTGTGCCCAGCTTAGACCGTAACAATACTTTTCAGAATGTATTTGCAGCAACCTCTAAGGGAATTGAAGTTTCAGGAAGCTGGACTTCTAAAAATGATAAACTTTCATTTCACGCTAATAGTACATACCAGCACTTTTACAATGATTC
This portion of the Flavobacterium panacagri genome encodes:
- a CDS encoding alpha/beta hydrolase fold domain-containing protein; amino-acid sequence: MKKSINIQKLKATAFLASFLISFAASAQKKEIPLWDKIPDEIQSKEYIEKVDYNKDGIAEGVRKVSVPTLTPYFADPEKSNGSAVIICPGGAYGMLAINKEGFKVAEWLNSIGIHAFVLKYRLPSDLIMKNKTVGPLQDAQEALRMVRRNAIKWKINPNKIGIMGFSAGGHLASTLSTHYNDKVYIPSDTISAKPNFSILIYPVISTQEGITHQGSKDNLLGKNPDPALVDFYSNEKQVNAATPKAFLVHATDDKAVLVENSINYYLALKKEKVSAEMHLYENGGHGFGLGVKGTNTFWPKTCEKWLTANNYTLQPDAYVFTYFKGNGEDGLHLAYSEDGYKWNSLKNDTSFLTPEVGKDKLMRDPCVIKGGDGLYHMVWTVSWTDKGIGYASSKDLIHWSKQEFIPVMIHEEKNRNTWAPEITYDEKSKDYMIYWASTIDGKFPETKSEEEKGYNHRIYYTTTKDFKKFSKTKLLYDPGFNVIDASIVKQDGQYVMYLKDETRNPVQKNLKVAYSKNLTGPYSKASEPITGKYWAEGPTAVKIDNSWIVYFDKYTEKKYGAVKETAKGWEDISEQISFPTGTRHGTVIKVSAAELNALKKESGSN
- a CDS encoding GntR family transcriptional regulator, yielding MIPPTEHSEIKIESNSSIPKYIQVANGLADEILSGKIEKGHRLPSINELSKAKSISRDTAEKAYKELRDRNLAFSVMGVGNFVIMDDEKSKNILFLINKPCTYKMEVYDSFVTTMGNDVHVDMHLYYNDEQLFIEFMKKNIHNYNYFVIMPHFRNAQEGHVNYTPNVINFIENIPKEKLVILDNSCEEITGDFTAVYQDFKSDIFNALKEGIKKLKKYKKIIFVHPEKAAFPAPGSLVDGFLEFCNSYNFEYEITEKVYDGLEFKTKEAYITIEDHDLVNLIQQIKEKKLKIGKDVGVISYNETPLKALLDITVMSTDFKAMGQKAGNLILSRKQEISKNPFRYIERSSL
- a CDS encoding TonB-dependent receptor, translating into MKLKIVLLLIFSSTFLIAQNTLSGKISNESGSPLAGVSIQLLGTAISVKTNTSGFYLIENLANGQYTIEVNSDGYISKKHPIILENSQNISVDIILEKTAQTSSDAEKLNDVVVKSISEKRKKEETAQAVSVIEMREVKFKTTDLGEVLSQTQGINVRRTGGLGSRTNFSMNGLTGNQIRFFLDGIPLEYHGYTFGISTVPVNLIDRVEVYKGVVPIEFGADALGGAVNLITPKIKSGFSGSFSAQAGSFGTYRTSLILNNYNEKTGFFIKGSGFYDTSKNNYKVDVDVADDAGKIKKVTVPRFHDAYDGFGVQLITGIKDRNWAKQLSIEGFYTDYTKEIQHNQLMVGVPYGEVMTYRKSAGTVLTYRNDFSESFALDFISGYNYRERQFTDVSDYVYNWYGERIEGSAGNVSGEISESTGPSDTYTWNNDVFSRLKASWKINNQYALSFTSAPTYSKQTGDDRLITGYDPATAVRELLTWVNGADFKINAFHEKLENLLFIKNYLQKVNSEEKIPSNNSIIKENRSVNYFGFGNGFRFKFNEQFSTRLTYEYATRLPQTDELFGDGQFIQGNMNLKPERSHNVNFELFFKSKTNYEASNWQVQTNLFLRKIDNQILFVPSLDRNNTFQNVFAATSKGIEVSGSWTSKNDKLSFHANSTYQHFYNDSNEGIFAAYKGDRVPNQPYFFANGGANYSFHNIIGKSDKLSFFLDARYVYEFFRSWESASVNPFVIPSQQTFDLGTTYHNSLGGVKYAITAEIQNLTNEKNYDFFGVQKPGRSFNIKLVTQF
- a CDS encoding glycoside hydrolase family 2 protein; amino-acid sequence: MKKALLYTALILFNTALFSQEFKREKYNFNSDWKLKAGDSKNAELPAFNDNSWKNITLPHAYNQEEAFEKDIEHLTTGIVWYRKKFKLPKGIKNNKVFIEFEGIRQAGVIYINGQKIGLHENGVMAFGFDISNLLKPYPQENCIALRIDNDWKYKEQATGAPYQWNNINFNANYGGIPKNVFLHITGKLYQTLPLYSHLKTTGVYIYPSQINTQAESAVVNVESQIKNEFDTPKTATFEVVIEDLEGHQKALFSGDKILIQPNETQTIKVHQLVDKLNFWSWGYGYLYNVKTILKIDGKTADEVVTRTGFRKTDFKDGQFWLNDRVLQLKGYAQRTSNEWPAIGMSVPAWVSDFSNKMIVEGNGNLVRWMHVTPWKQDIESCDRVGLLQAMPAGDAEKDAQGDTWKQRVNLMRDAIIYNRNNPSIIFYESGNEAISEAHMHEMKSLRNTHDPFGGRAIGSREMLDSREAEYGGEMLYINKSSGKPLWATEYSRDEGLRKYWDEFSPPYHKEGDGPLYRGNPAEAYNHNQDKHAIENIVRWYDYYRERPGTGKRVSSGGVNIIFSDSNTHHRGEVNYRTSGEVDAMRIPKDGFWAHQVMWDGWVDIEKHRTHIMGHWNYSDSVTKTIYVVSTASKVELFLNGSSLGFGNRSSEFLFTFENIKWKSGTLKAIGYDENGTILSEDSKSTSGEPYAIKLKLNTNPNGLTADGADTALIDVETVDKEGNRCPISSNIISFSLEGPAKWLGGIALGPKNYILSKDIPVENGINRVMIQSMIQSGKIKIKAVSEGLQPDELIFKSKPAETSNGLSKQLPGTDIPLYLERGPTPKTSSYTIKRKNVDILNAVSPSNNNDTYKSYDDNELTEWRNDGNINTGTITYTLAKAYIVNEIVVKLTGWRSKIYPIRILADGKEVFKGNTTQSLGYITIPLKPILAEKITIELIGINTVKDNFSKITEVDPTKELDLFKDKTSVDASGQLRIVEIEFYEKID
- a CDS encoding TonB-dependent receptor, which gives rise to MNFKRPIFLIILLFLTVSLNAQSLRLKVENESKNPISNASVSSGNKIIGTTNKSGEVSVLSSEIQNNTVSITASEYEPFAHVFSNLQEKNIVSIVLISENKLQEVVITAGRKQENIATVPSSITIMSQKEIQVQSSINTNLSSILGNVIPGLGTSTNKATNSGQTLRGRQVLVLIDGIPQSTPLMNGARDIRVVDANAIERIEVIKGATSIYGNGSGGGIINYITKKSPLVDSFQGITTVGTTFNPLHSKETFGYRVSQFFNGRKNRFSYVIGGAFDYTGLQRDADGKPLGQTDGLSNSSQSNAFVKLGYDMDEHTSFNVVYNFYSSTQNAKYISQAGIYGQTPTIGVRGTEPGKNAGTPFNHNFMFTFSKNNLFNTTQLDISAYLNSFQSMNRYVASATAWYGPGQTMINSNKNGTRINLNTPFKIGSVASEITYGIDVLNDVTFQDLVDGRVYIPKMDMLNIAPYAQLKVDVLENLIFKGGLRYENATVRVDDYNTIASGPGNQGSIFVEGGKIPYNATMFNAGLRFNKYEIFNPFVSFSQAFAINELGRILRSAEESTIASLATDPIITNNYEAGFSSKFYNFNVTAAYYISTSKLGANLIEVDGRLVAQREPEKIKGYEITLDYRVSNKLNLGGSYSYVDGKAEFDDGSTVYLNGSRIAPPKATGFINYKPTSDWFLQLSWVNTGCRNRFEPNTNGRYNNSEGPISTVNLINFAGSYAFNKNWSLNLGVENLLNNSYYSTLSQYRAVNADYVMGSGMTTSLNLRYKF
- a CDS encoding PepSY-associated TM helix domain-containing protein encodes the protein MNKTLKKNIGLLHLWLGLASGLIVFIVALTGSILVFEEEMDEFFNPEFYKVASIGKEKLPVDVIISEVQKEFHLKKIDRIHSFADPERSLIITGTDSDKKKMIFSVDTYSGKVLGSVPAKKRFFSVVLDLHRHLVLGDFGQAVTGISCLIFVFMLLSGLVLWWPNKIKNLKQRLTVKWGASFKRVNWDFHSTFGFYTFLVLLIISLTGLTWSYDWFESGIYLLADGTTKKPSAKVENPTKIDLDGDKTFFYQNIFSKTDSIYKYKGDTQIRIPSDTINSIMVIKMNLEKEIPNIASLAYFDKYTGEIVQTKPFESFSNGDKVRRLIYPIHTGSIYGYPTKILAFLVCVFAVTLPITGLLIWLGRKKKKK